From the Blattabacterium cuenoti genome, one window contains:
- a CDS encoding GH3 auxin-responsive promoter family protein, with protein sequence MIKYLSGYLTSFFLKKRIKNIESFMRYPIEIQKNLMNKLIFYAKNTEFGNKYGFSDIKKYKQFSERIPLCKYSDIKSTIKRIQKGEKNILWPGSVKWFARSSGTTNEKSKYIPITKLSMYECHYKAGKDVLSIYIHNHPNTKIFFGKAIRLGGSYTLYKNYNTFFGDLSSILIKNMPFWAESICIPKKKISLISEWEKKLYNLVQTTGNKDVRILFGVCSWLLIFLNKLLSKLNKKNINEIWPNIEVIFHGGVSLEPYIQQYRKIFNKPINYYNIYSASEGFFAVQDNNSVEDLLLLLNHGIFYEFIPIEEINNTSPKVLSIDSVELNKNYAMVISTNAGLWRYIIGDTVKFTNLYPHRIYISGRITHYINSFGEELIVSNAEKALNNTCMKTNSIINEYTVAPIYISDNNTGAHEWVIEFKKTPKSFYKFRDILDKELKMLNSDYETKRHKDMVLRPPVLCIVRNGLFYDWLKKNKKLGGQNKIPRLFNDRKYVDSILSMEKNTFKKYL encoded by the coding sequence ATGATAAAGTATTTATCTGGATATTTAACATCTTTTTTTCTTAAAAAAAGAATAAAAAATATAGAATCATTTATGCGTTATCCAATAGAAATACAAAAAAATTTAATGAATAAATTAATTTTTTATGCTAAAAATACAGAATTTGGAAATAAATATGGATTTAGTGATATTAAAAAATATAAACAATTTTCTGAAAGAATCCCACTTTGTAAATATTCTGATATAAAATCTACAATAAAAAGAATTCAAAAAGGAGAAAAAAATATATTATGGCCTGGATCTGTAAAATGGTTTGCAAGATCATCAGGAACTACAAATGAAAAAAGTAAATATATTCCTATTACTAAACTATCCATGTATGAATGTCATTATAAAGCTGGAAAAGATGTATTATCTATTTATATACATAATCATCCAAATACTAAAATTTTTTTTGGTAAAGCAATTAGACTAGGAGGAAGTTATACTTTATACAAAAATTACAATACATTCTTTGGAGATTTATCTTCTATTTTAATAAAAAATATGCCTTTTTGGGCAGAAAGTATTTGTATTCCTAAAAAAAAAATATCCTTAATAAGTGAATGGGAAAAAAAATTGTATAATTTAGTACAAACTACTGGAAATAAAGATGTTCGTATTTTGTTTGGAGTTTGTTCTTGGTTATTAATTTTCTTAAATAAATTATTAAGTAAATTAAATAAGAAAAATATTAATGAAATTTGGCCAAATATAGAAGTAATATTTCATGGTGGAGTTAGTTTAGAACCTTATATACAACAGTACAGAAAAATATTTAATAAACCTATAAATTATTATAATATATACAGTGCTTCAGAAGGATTTTTTGCAGTACAAGATAATAATAGTGTTGAAGATCTTTTACTTCTTTTAAATCATGGAATTTTTTACGAATTTATTCCAATAGAAGAAATAAATAATACTAGTCCAAAAGTATTATCTATTGATAGTGTTGAATTAAATAAAAATTATGCTATGGTAATTTCTACTAATGCTGGATTATGGAGATATATTATTGGAGACACAGTAAAATTTACTAATTTATACCCTCATAGAATTTATATATCTGGTAGGATTACTCATTATATAAATTCTTTTGGAGAAGAATTAATTGTTTCTAATGCAGAAAAAGCATTAAATAATACTTGTATGAAAACAAATTCTATCATTAATGAATATACTGTTGCACCAATTTATATTAGTGATAATAATACTGGAGCTCATGAATGGGTAATAGAATTCAAAAAAACTCCAAAAAGTTTTTATAAGTTTAGAGATATATTAGATAAAGAATTAAAAATGTTGAATTCAGATTATGAAACAAAACGACACAAAGATATGGTGTTAAGACCTCCTGTTTTGTGTATAGTAAGAAATGGATTATTTTACGATTGGTTAAAAAAAAATAAAAAATTAGGTGGACAAAATAAAATTCCTCGTTTATTTAACGATAGAAAATATGTAGATTCTATATTAAGTATGGAAAAGAATACATTTAAAAAATATTTATAA
- the rpsO gene encoding 30S ribosomal protein S15 gives MTSNKNKENKKKIFKNYGKSIFDTGSSQVQVALFTFRINHLSNHLKKNKKDFNTERTLIKLVGKRKKLLKYIEKRDKNNYKDIIKHLGLRK, from the coding sequence ATGACCTCGAATAAGAATAAGGAAAATAAAAAAAAAATCTTCAAAAATTATGGTAAGTCTATTTTTGATACAGGATCTTCTCAAGTACAAGTAGCTTTGTTTACTTTTAGAATTAATCATTTAAGCAATCATCTTAAAAAAAATAAAAAAGATTTTAATACAGAAAGAACTTTGATAAAATTAGTAGGAAAAAGAAAAAAATTATTGAAGTACATAGAAAAACGTGATAAAAACAATTATAAAGATATTATTAAACATTTAGGATTAAGAAAATAA